In the genome of Myxococcus stipitatus, one region contains:
- a CDS encoding TetR/AcrR family transcriptional regulator, giving the protein MKRNAGGRAAKRLPVTRERIFAAARTLADRSGIEAVTMRAVASRLDVEAMSLYKHVRDKDDLLDGLIELVMQELEPPPVSADWRSGLRLRARGMRTVLLRHRWASMLIESRTTPTPARLRHHEASLRLLREAGFSVELAYNAILSLDSYIYGFVAQEVWWPFEPEERPELGASLAPHISPAEYPHLIEMISFVMGRAAKKEGRASSTAAGYQADFDFGLELLIDGLARAASPRKRR; this is encoded by the coding sequence GTGAAGAGAAACGCAGGAGGTCGTGCCGCGAAGCGGCTCCCCGTGACTCGCGAGAGAATCTTCGCCGCCGCGCGCACCCTCGCGGACCGCTCCGGCATCGAGGCCGTCACCATGCGCGCCGTGGCCTCGCGCCTCGACGTGGAGGCGATGTCCCTCTACAAGCACGTGCGCGACAAGGACGACCTGCTGGATGGCCTCATCGAGCTCGTGATGCAGGAGCTTGAACCTCCTCCTGTCTCCGCGGACTGGCGCTCGGGCCTCCGGCTCCGCGCTCGCGGCATGCGCACCGTCCTCCTCCGGCACCGCTGGGCCTCCATGCTCATCGAGTCCCGCACGACGCCCACCCCCGCGCGGCTCCGGCACCACGAAGCCTCCCTGCGCCTGCTGCGCGAGGCCGGGTTCTCCGTGGAGCTCGCCTACAACGCCATCCTGTCGCTCGACAGCTACATCTACGGCTTTGTCGCCCAGGAGGTCTGGTGGCCGTTCGAGCCCGAGGAGCGCCCCGAGCTCGGCGCCTCGCTTGCTCCCCACATCAGCCCCGCCGAATACCCACACCTCATCGAAATGATTTCCTTCGTCATGGGCCGCGCCGCGAAGAAGGAGGGGAGGGCGAGCAGCACCGCCGCGGGCTACCAGGCGGACTTCGACTTCGGACTCGAGCTGCTCATCGATGGCCTCGCTCGCGCGGCCTCTCCCAGAAAGAGGCGTTAG
- a CDS encoding NAD(P)-dependent alcohol dehydrogenase: MATMRAACVERYGGPEVVQLREVAKPRPKKGELLIRVVNTTVNSADWRIRSLEVPRGYGTLMRMVVGFSAPRQPVLGSELAGVVEETGNGVEGFRVGDAVIAVAGMSMGAHAEFKVMSAAERVIAKPAALSFQEASALCFGGLTALHYLRARAKVRSGEKLLVIGASGAVGVAALQLAREFGVETTAVCSGGNAELVRSLGAQHVVDYTREDLTARSERYDVILDCVGSVEYGSVRPLMKQGGRLLRIVSSLAGQFTALFQGRLSGHRVIAGVGTERTEDMRYLAELAAQGKYRPVIDSAFPLEGIRDAYTRVESKRKRGSVVLDVSPAP, encoded by the coding sequence ATGGCCACGATGCGCGCCGCCTGTGTCGAACGGTATGGAGGCCCCGAGGTGGTTCAGCTGCGCGAGGTCGCGAAGCCGAGGCCGAAGAAGGGGGAGCTGCTCATCCGGGTGGTCAACACGACGGTCAACTCCGCGGACTGGCGCATCCGCTCACTCGAGGTCCCCAGGGGCTATGGGACGCTGATGCGAATGGTCGTGGGGTTCTCGGCGCCCAGGCAGCCGGTGCTGGGCTCGGAGCTGGCGGGGGTGGTCGAGGAGACCGGGAACGGCGTCGAGGGCTTCCGGGTGGGCGACGCGGTGATTGCGGTGGCCGGGATGAGCATGGGGGCACATGCGGAGTTCAAGGTCATGTCCGCGGCGGAGCGAGTCATCGCGAAGCCGGCGGCACTGAGCTTCCAGGAGGCGAGCGCGCTCTGCTTCGGAGGGCTGACCGCGCTGCACTATCTGCGAGCGAGGGCGAAGGTGCGGAGCGGGGAGAAGCTCCTGGTCATCGGGGCCTCGGGCGCGGTGGGAGTCGCGGCCCTTCAGCTCGCGCGGGAGTTCGGCGTGGAGACGACGGCGGTGTGCAGCGGAGGGAACGCGGAGCTGGTGCGGTCGCTGGGGGCCCAGCACGTCGTCGACTACACGCGAGAGGACCTCACTGCGCGGAGCGAGCGGTACGACGTGATTCTCGACTGCGTGGGGAGCGTTGAGTACGGGAGCGTGAGGCCGCTGATGAAGCAGGGAGGGAGGCTGCTCCGAATCGTGTCGAGTCTCGCGGGACAGTTCACCGCCCTGTTCCAGGGCCGACTCTCCGGACACCGGGTCATCGCGGGAGTCGGCACCGAGCGCACCGAGGACATGCGCTATCTGGCGGAGCTGGCGGCGCAGGGCAAGTACCGCCCGGTCATCGACAGCGCGTTTCCTCTCGAGGGAATCCGGGACGCGTATACGCGCGTCGAGAGCAAGCGGAAGCGCGGGAGTGTCGTGCTCGACGTGAGCCCCGCGCCGTGA
- a CDS encoding type VI secretion system Vgr family protein codes for MPGPETSRYVFQFQAGPYSSPQAFTVTGFTGREELSRAFVFGVELAATPEANLPAREMLGQEALLSLTDLVNGASRFIHGFMGRVEVLGERQGRLRYRVMLVPRLWKLRHVRRSRIFQHQSVPQIVARILDEAGIEHDSRLDQSHPAVEFCVQYRESDFDFVSRLLEEAGIFYFFEHSESSHVLVLGDGASAADAIEGSDRLPYRDPTGAEPGEEHLVGVVRASRIRSGKVALRDFDFVRPSLDLSVSSKSADANAEMEAYLHPGGYLTPGAGKGLAQVRLEELRHDAEGCDGECSSVRLVPGRTFSLAEHPDPSLDGAYLLVSVAHQGGHGEYQSRFGAIPAGVPFRPPRVTPSPRIAGAQTAIVVGPPGEEIHTDEHGRIKVQFHWDREASGDDKSSCWVRVSQAWAGAGWGALYLPRVGQEVVVRFLEGNPDRPLVVGSVYNGENPTPVPLPGEKTKSTLRSSSSPGGNGFNELQFEDAAAVERIHLHGQKNWKIEVLNDKAQRVGAHESLRVSGNRTQQVDGNQSLTVERNELTRVQGNQTLAVTGNRDVEVRKDAVESVSAVQSISVAMAEKVDVAMASAETVGLAKALNVGGAYSVAVGLVMNEAVVGLRAEQIGRSSAEVVLLDREERVGGKRSSKVVGEFKTETPDNLRQETRKDHIEKVKGDAVHTIKSSIAWLAKELELMADTLTFSVGGKVVLRVEKSGDIQWTGSTITFDGSPLKLKGSQVKMVAAGSQKRLKGKKAKAPKDPKKEPTPVIKPLSWSKASVLPNFNSGAPPGGAIPGDAKVVPQVTTENVPDGANALISIHHCVTGARVATLKDLVVKGSKVVEKKTGSPPEFTFEAKHLPWDPWNTPLFYFRVKLSHKALSATSPFDLSKDKAKTLRVEYWHFVASDAIADTPAGGGLTTQAEMAEIAGLLGAKAHHHVGTHAFNAANVPLNHWGSVLRNSYAYHHASHGNVVDRNDEFNSLDDASGANPPDPQPGGDWRSVVVLGNTNFGDTETRSKGAVPSVPRYLVYMDTCVAAWERSLGEAFIARGTRNYLAFRCYIPDDDARNMARNFYRKWINSYQLNPHKIPTVFFDVGAAYYRSMRPVLMGEGGGSIAHPLLQPITALGRAIVGVVGSIASLLK; via the coding sequence GTGCCAGGACCAGAGACCAGCCGCTACGTCTTCCAATTCCAGGCGGGGCCCTACTCTTCTCCGCAAGCATTCACGGTCACGGGCTTCACGGGTCGGGAGGAGCTGTCCCGCGCGTTCGTGTTTGGCGTGGAGCTGGCGGCCACCCCGGAAGCGAACCTCCCTGCGCGAGAGATGCTGGGCCAGGAGGCCTTGCTCTCCCTGACGGACCTGGTGAATGGCGCCTCGCGCTTCATTCATGGCTTCATGGGCCGCGTCGAGGTGCTGGGCGAGCGACAAGGGCGCTTGCGATACCGGGTGATGCTGGTGCCTCGGCTGTGGAAGCTGCGCCATGTGCGCCGCAGCCGCATCTTCCAACACCAGAGCGTGCCGCAAATCGTCGCGCGGATATTGGATGAGGCAGGCATCGAGCATGACTCGCGCCTGGACCAGAGCCATCCCGCTGTCGAGTTCTGCGTGCAGTATCGCGAGTCGGACTTCGACTTCGTCTCGCGCCTGCTGGAAGAGGCGGGCATCTTCTATTTCTTCGAGCACTCCGAGAGCAGCCATGTCCTGGTCCTCGGGGACGGAGCGAGCGCCGCCGACGCCATCGAGGGTTCCGACAGGCTGCCGTACCGCGACCCCACGGGCGCGGAGCCCGGAGAGGAGCACCTGGTCGGGGTGGTGAGGGCCTCGAGGATTCGCTCGGGCAAGGTGGCGTTGAGGGACTTCGACTTCGTCCGCCCGTCGCTGGACCTGTCGGTGTCGAGCAAGAGCGCCGACGCGAATGCGGAGATGGAGGCCTATCTCCATCCCGGTGGGTATCTGACGCCGGGGGCAGGGAAGGGCCTGGCGCAGGTGCGGTTGGAGGAGCTGAGGCACGATGCCGAGGGCTGCGACGGCGAATGCTCGAGCGTGCGCCTGGTGCCGGGGCGCACCTTCTCGCTGGCGGAGCACCCCGACCCCTCACTGGATGGCGCCTACCTGTTGGTGTCGGTCGCGCATCAGGGCGGGCATGGGGAGTACCAGAGTCGCTTCGGCGCCATTCCGGCGGGAGTGCCCTTCCGTCCGCCTCGCGTGACGCCGTCCCCCAGGATCGCGGGCGCGCAGACGGCCATCGTCGTCGGTCCTCCGGGGGAGGAGATCCACACGGATGAGCACGGCCGCATCAAGGTCCAGTTTCATTGGGACCGCGAGGCCTCGGGCGATGACAAGAGCTCCTGCTGGGTGCGGGTGAGTCAGGCCTGGGCCGGTGCGGGGTGGGGGGCGCTGTACCTGCCTCGTGTGGGGCAGGAGGTGGTGGTCCGCTTCCTCGAGGGCAATCCGGACAGGCCGCTCGTGGTGGGCTCCGTCTACAACGGAGAGAACCCCACGCCCGTGCCCCTGCCGGGCGAGAAGACGAAGAGCACGCTGCGCTCCAGCTCCAGCCCTGGGGGAAATGGCTTCAATGAGTTGCAGTTCGAGGACGCGGCGGCGGTGGAGCGAATCCATCTCCACGGTCAGAAGAACTGGAAGATCGAGGTGCTGAACGACAAGGCCCAGCGCGTGGGGGCGCATGAGTCCCTGCGCGTCTCGGGCAACCGGACCCAGCAGGTCGATGGAAACCAGTCGCTCACGGTCGAGCGGAATGAGCTGACGCGGGTCCAGGGCAACCAGACGCTCGCGGTGACGGGCAACCGCGACGTCGAGGTGCGCAAGGATGCCGTCGAGAGCGTCTCCGCGGTTCAGAGCATCTCCGTGGCGATGGCGGAGAAGGTCGATGTGGCGATGGCCTCCGCGGAGACGGTGGGGCTGGCCAAGGCGCTGAACGTGGGCGGGGCGTACTCGGTCGCCGTGGGCCTGGTGATGAACGAGGCGGTCGTGGGGCTGCGGGCCGAGCAGATTGGCCGCTCCTCGGCGGAAGTCGTGCTGCTGGACCGGGAGGAGCGCGTCGGAGGCAAGCGCTCCTCCAAGGTCGTGGGTGAGTTCAAGACGGAGACGCCGGACAACCTGCGGCAGGAGACGCGGAAGGACCACATCGAGAAGGTGAAGGGCGATGCGGTCCACACCATCAAGTCGAGCATCGCCTGGCTCGCGAAGGAGCTCGAGCTGATGGCGGACACGCTCACCTTCTCCGTGGGAGGGAAGGTGGTGCTGCGCGTCGAGAAGTCCGGCGACATCCAGTGGACGGGGAGCACCATCACCTTCGATGGGAGTCCGCTCAAGTTGAAGGGCTCGCAGGTGAAGATGGTGGCCGCGGGCTCGCAGAAGCGCCTCAAGGGCAAGAAGGCCAAGGCGCCCAAGGACCCCAAGAAGGAGCCCACGCCCGTCATCAAGCCGCTCTCCTGGAGCAAGGCGAGCGTGCTGCCGAACTTCAACAGCGGAGCGCCTCCTGGGGGCGCGATTCCCGGCGACGCGAAGGTCGTTCCCCAGGTCACGACGGAGAACGTCCCGGATGGGGCGAATGCGCTCATCTCCATCCACCACTGCGTCACCGGCGCGCGCGTCGCCACCCTCAAGGACCTGGTGGTCAAGGGCAGCAAGGTGGTGGAGAAGAAGACGGGCAGCCCACCGGAGTTCACGTTCGAGGCGAAGCACCTGCCGTGGGACCCCTGGAACACGCCCCTGTTCTACTTTCGCGTGAAGCTGTCCCATAAGGCGCTCAGCGCGACGAGCCCCTTCGACTTGAGCAAGGACAAGGCGAAGACCCTCCGGGTCGAGTACTGGCACTTCGTCGCGAGCGACGCCATCGCGGACACCCCCGCTGGAGGCGGACTCACCACCCAGGCGGAGATGGCGGAGATCGCGGGCCTGCTGGGGGCCAAGGCGCATCACCATGTGGGCACGCATGCCTTCAACGCGGCGAATGTTCCGCTGAACCACTGGGGCTCCGTGCTGCGCAACAGCTATGCGTACCATCACGCGAGCCATGGCAACGTGGTGGACCGGAACGATGAATTCAACTCGCTCGACGACGCCTCCGGCGCGAATCCGCCAGACCCGCAGCCAGGTGGGGACTGGCGCAGTGTCGTCGTGCTCGGAAATACGAATTTCGGTGACACGGAGACTCGCAGCAAGGGGGCGGTCCCCAGCGTGCCTCGCTATCTGGTCTACATGGACACGTGCGTGGCCGCGTGGGAGCGCAGCCTGGGTGAGGCCTTCATCGCCCGAGGGACGCGCAACTACCTGGCGTTCCGCTGCTACATTCCAGATGACGACGCGCGGAACATGGCGCGCAACTTCTATCGCAAGTGGATCAACTCCTATCAGCTGAACCCTCACAAGATTCCCACCGTCTTCTTCGACGTGGGGGCGGCGTACTACCGCAGCATGCGCCCCGTCCTGATGGGCGAGGGAGGCGGCTCCATCGCGCACCCGCTGCTCCAGCCCATCACCGCGCTGGGACGTGCCATCGTCGGGGTCGTGGGCAGCATCGCCTCGCTGTTGAAGTAG
- a CDS encoding type VI secretion system Vgr family protein, translating to MQPAHALSASEPEFEFEAGPFTAGELAVVELEADEAVSAPFRVTLVLTAPVDVVVEAAKLLGQPAALVIRQGSDDRRYLHGILSELGRWNVGGGPQQNRYRAVLEPRFHQLRHTRKSRIFQQKSLPEIVEQVLDEGQVQHALELQGTYAPRDYCVQYRESDFDFVSRLLEEAGIFYFFRHQQDGHELVLADGPEAHTAIPGEPCIAFRDPAGMTPDEDCIFELTGKLQVVPGAVALRDFDFVRPSLDMTVESQDSEGDTALEVYDYPGKYEDPSPGRDLAKVRLEELQAPGNVAWGRSLSRRLSPGATFEVTGHAEAELNREFVLLAVAHVGHQPEHLVFEQQHGRSLERKPYQCRFQCIPSEVPYRPPRRTRRPVIPGPQTAIVVGPSGEEIHTDEHGRVKVRFHWDREAPGDDRSSCWIRVSQGWAGPAWGALYLPRIGQEVVVDFLEGDPDRPLITGRIYNGHQPPPADLPAKRTQSTLRSESSPGGGGFNELRFEDAAGEEEIYLHAQKDMDIVIENDKTQSVGGNESLTVAKNRQREVGGNQSLAVQGNDETRVTGNQSLEVKANRTTTVSGSHKETIGGSQNIEVGGAHSLLVGLASAETVGLAKVLNVGGAYTVTVGAAMNVAVAGLKAEEVGGGKTELIGAQKTEKILGSRTLTVGKEMMETVGDTRTLDVGKDLVVNVGGTLQQATTKTHKISAKELTIAVEDTFTVKVGSASITLKKSGDIVIKGGKIEVTASGEVVIKGSKITDN from the coding sequence ATGCAACCCGCACACGCGCTATCCGCTAGCGAGCCTGAGTTCGAATTCGAAGCAGGACCCTTCACCGCTGGAGAGCTCGCGGTCGTGGAGCTGGAGGCGGATGAAGCCGTCTCCGCCCCCTTCCGGGTCACGCTGGTCTTGACCGCGCCGGTGGACGTCGTCGTGGAGGCCGCGAAGCTGCTCGGCCAGCCCGCCGCCCTCGTCATCAGACAGGGCTCGGACGACCGCCGCTATCTGCACGGCATCCTCTCCGAGCTGGGCCGCTGGAACGTGGGAGGCGGGCCGCAGCAGAACCGCTATCGCGCCGTGCTCGAGCCGCGCTTCCACCAGCTCCGGCACACGCGCAAGAGCCGCATCTTCCAGCAGAAGAGCCTCCCAGAAATCGTGGAGCAGGTGCTCGACGAAGGACAGGTGCAACACGCGCTGGAGCTCCAGGGGACCTACGCCCCGCGCGACTACTGCGTCCAGTATCGCGAGTCGGACTTCGACTTCGTCTCTCGCCTGCTGGAAGAGGCGGGCATCTTCTATTTCTTCCGCCACCAGCAGGACGGACACGAGCTGGTGCTGGCGGATGGCCCCGAGGCGCACACTGCAATCCCTGGCGAGCCGTGCATCGCCTTCCGAGACCCCGCCGGTATGACGCCGGATGAAGACTGCATCTTCGAGCTCACCGGGAAGCTGCAGGTCGTCCCTGGCGCGGTCGCGCTGAGAGACTTCGACTTCGTGCGGCCCTCATTGGACATGACGGTGGAGAGCCAGGACTCGGAGGGTGACACCGCGCTGGAGGTCTATGACTATCCCGGCAAGTACGAGGACCCGAGCCCCGGACGCGACCTGGCCAAGGTCCGGCTCGAGGAGCTTCAAGCGCCTGGGAACGTCGCCTGGGGCAGGAGCCTCAGCCGACGCCTGTCACCGGGCGCCACCTTCGAGGTGACGGGACACGCGGAGGCGGAGCTCAACCGCGAGTTCGTGCTGCTGGCCGTGGCGCACGTGGGCCACCAGCCGGAGCATCTGGTCTTCGAGCAGCAACATGGCCGCTCGCTGGAGCGAAAGCCGTATCAATGCCGGTTCCAGTGCATCCCCTCGGAAGTGCCCTACCGCCCGCCCAGGCGCACCCGTCGTCCCGTCATCCCGGGGCCGCAGACGGCCATCGTGGTGGGGCCCTCGGGCGAGGAGATCCACACCGACGAGCATGGCCGGGTCAAGGTGCGGTTCCACTGGGACCGAGAGGCGCCTGGAGACGACCGGAGCTCGTGCTGGATACGCGTCAGCCAGGGCTGGGCAGGCCCCGCGTGGGGTGCGCTGTATCTGCCACGCATTGGCCAGGAGGTGGTGGTGGACTTCCTGGAAGGCGACCCGGACCGGCCGCTCATCACCGGGCGCATCTACAACGGGCACCAGCCTCCTCCCGCGGACCTGCCCGCCAAGCGGACCCAGAGCACGCTGCGCTCGGAGTCCAGCCCGGGCGGCGGCGGCTTCAATGAGCTGCGCTTCGAGGATGCCGCGGGCGAGGAGGAGATCTACCTCCACGCCCAGAAGGACATGGACATCGTCATCGAGAACGACAAGACCCAGTCCGTCGGCGGGAACGAGTCGCTCACGGTGGCGAAGAATCGCCAGCGCGAGGTCGGTGGAAACCAGTCGCTCGCCGTCCAGGGGAACGACGAGACGCGCGTCACCGGCAATCAGTCGCTGGAGGTGAAGGCGAACCGGACGACGACCGTGTCGGGCAGCCACAAGGAGACGATTGGCGGCTCGCAGAACATCGAGGTGGGTGGAGCGCACAGCCTGCTCGTGGGCCTGGCCTCGGCGGAGACCGTGGGCCTGGCCAAGGTCCTCAACGTGGGCGGTGCCTATACCGTCACGGTGGGCGCGGCGATGAACGTGGCCGTGGCCGGGCTGAAGGCAGAGGAGGTGGGCGGCGGGAAGACGGAGCTCATCGGCGCGCAGAAGACGGAGAAGATTCTCGGCTCGCGCACGCTCACCGTCGGCAAGGAGATGATGGAGACGGTGGGGGATACGCGCACGCTCGACGTGGGCAAGGACCTGGTCGTGAACGTGGGCGGCACGCTCCAGCAGGCCACCACCAAGACTCACAAGATTTCGGCCAAGGAGCTCACCATCGCCGTCGAGGACACCTTCACCGTGAAGGTGGGCTCGGCGTCCATCACGCTCAAGAAGAGCGGGGACATCGTCATCAAGGGCGGGAAGATTGAAGTGACGGCCTCGGGTGAAGTCGTCATCAAGGGCAGCAAGATTACGGACAACTGA
- a CDS encoding TIGR02270 family protein, translating into MEVHLEEASFLWTQWEQSLWALDYQVAELEQGEERRLLAHLDALVLGGRPVAERLLFPALAGDDAGGTRAATFALSGAEDADWQDAIRELLVEGDTGVVSSVRRAVELCPRLDLNPMLLRWATTVPPHRQAEVLAALRSRQVDVSPVLGALAVRDELPVLAEVVRAACFTPRSVSEGLVRQGLADPDPHVLAAALEAGLVVKGRDAWSRARKLVEAGGDVPRSALLALALGGDSRELEALLSTMNEPALREEALWALGFNGRLAAADAAFEALQSSGDRLAAESFAAITGLPLDAPFLEMEQSEDDEAFEQELLDAEEPAARESDTADTPAPASLLPGPVALQGEVLVARVEAWWAEARKRFDPAVRYLRGIPMTAESLPAALAQEPLRRRAVLLWDLAIRSQGAYQVESRTWLHAQRQQAEATPLPRTDLLQRTYSKLFGG; encoded by the coding sequence ATGGAGGTGCATCTCGAAGAGGCCTCGTTCCTGTGGACGCAATGGGAGCAATCGCTGTGGGCCCTGGACTACCAGGTCGCGGAGCTCGAGCAGGGCGAAGAGCGGCGCTTGCTCGCGCACCTGGATGCACTGGTCCTCGGTGGGCGTCCCGTGGCGGAGCGCCTCCTGTTTCCCGCGCTGGCGGGAGACGATGCCGGCGGCACTCGCGCGGCGACCTTCGCACTGTCAGGCGCGGAGGACGCGGACTGGCAAGACGCGATTCGCGAGCTGCTGGTCGAGGGTGACACGGGCGTGGTGAGCAGCGTCCGGCGAGCCGTGGAGCTGTGCCCTCGCCTGGATTTGAACCCGATGCTGCTGCGCTGGGCGACGACCGTCCCGCCGCATCGGCAGGCCGAAGTCCTCGCAGCGCTGCGCTCGAGACAAGTCGACGTGAGTCCCGTGCTGGGAGCGCTGGCGGTCAGGGACGAGCTCCCTGTGCTCGCAGAGGTGGTGCGGGCAGCGTGCTTCACTCCTCGCTCCGTGTCGGAGGGCCTGGTGCGGCAGGGGCTCGCGGACCCGGATCCTCACGTCCTTGCCGCGGCGCTCGAAGCCGGGCTCGTCGTGAAGGGGCGGGATGCGTGGTCACGTGCGCGCAAGCTCGTGGAGGCAGGGGGAGACGTGCCTCGGTCCGCGCTGCTGGCGCTCGCGCTCGGTGGAGACTCCCGCGAGCTGGAAGCCTTGCTGTCGACGATGAATGAGCCCGCGCTGCGCGAGGAAGCCCTGTGGGCGCTAGGCTTCAACGGGAGGCTCGCTGCGGCGGATGCGGCCTTCGAGGCTCTTCAGTCCTCCGGCGACAGACTCGCCGCGGAGTCCTTCGCGGCCATCACGGGCCTGCCGCTGGACGCACCCTTCCTCGAGATGGAGCAGAGCGAGGACGACGAGGCCTTCGAACAGGAACTGCTCGACGCGGAGGAGCCCGCGGCTCGCGAGTCGGACACGGCGGACACCCCTGCTCCCGCGTCCCTGCTCCCAGGGCCCGTGGCGCTTCAAGGCGAAGTGCTCGTCGCGCGCGTCGAGGCCTGGTGGGCGGAGGCACGCAAGCGCTTCGACCCAGCGGTGCGCTACCTCCGAGGCATTCCCATGACAGCGGAGAGCCTGCCAGCCGCACTGGCGCAGGAGCCGCTGCGCCGACGCGCGGTGCTCCTCTGGGACCTGGCCATCCGAAGCCAGGGGGCCTACCAGGTGGAGTCCCGGACCTGGCTGCACGCCCAACGACAGCAGGCCGAGGCCACACCCCTCCCGCGCACGGACCTGCTCCAGCGCACGTACAGCAAGCTCTTCGGGGGCTGA
- the tnpA gene encoding IS66 family insertion sequence element accessory protein TnpA: protein MSKLVESEEWFQVAEAFEASGLTQKEFSAQRGLRLSTLQSWVYRRRRQRSRKAPAVRLLPVEVASTTQASAAMLEIVLPGGARVRFAPGTDVGYVARLLTALGR, encoded by the coding sequence ATGTCGAAGCTGGTTGAGAGTGAAGAGTGGTTCCAGGTCGCCGAGGCGTTTGAAGCGAGCGGCCTGACGCAAAAGGAGTTCTCCGCGCAGCGCGGGTTGAGGCTTAGCACGCTGCAGTCGTGGGTTTACCGGCGCCGACGTCAGCGGAGCAGGAAGGCCCCCGCTGTGAGACTGTTGCCGGTGGAGGTGGCGAGCACGACGCAAGCGAGCGCGGCGATGCTCGAGATAGTGCTGCCCGGCGGAGCGCGAGTGAGGTTCGCCCCAGGCACCGACGTCGGGTACGTGGCCCGGCTCCTCACGGCGCTGGGCAGGTGA
- the tnpB gene encoding IS66 family insertion sequence element accessory protein TnpB (TnpB, as the term is used for proteins encoded by IS66 family insertion elements, is considered an accessory protein, since TnpC, encoded by a neighboring gene, is a DDE family transposase.), translating to MFTLPASVRVVLATEPVDMRKSIDGLMALVQSGWGEDVYSGHLFAFVSRRGDRIKVLAWSRGGFVLLYKRLETGRFRLPKVETEARTVALDATQLAMLLDGIDVAEVRRPSAWAPPGRPAS from the coding sequence GTGTTCACCCTGCCTGCGTCCGTGCGCGTGGTGTTGGCCACGGAGCCAGTGGACATGCGCAAGTCGATTGATGGGTTGATGGCCCTGGTGCAGTCGGGGTGGGGAGAGGACGTGTACTCCGGGCACCTCTTCGCCTTCGTCTCGCGCAGAGGGGACCGCATCAAGGTGTTGGCGTGGAGTCGTGGCGGATTCGTGCTGCTGTACAAAAGACTGGAGACGGGGCGCTTCCGGTTGCCCAAGGTGGAGACCGAGGCGCGGACGGTGGCGCTGGACGCGACGCAGTTGGCGATGTTGCTGGACGGCATCGACGTGGCCGAAGTCCGACGCCCGTCTGCCTGGGCACCTCCCGGCCGCCCGGCCTCCTGA